The proteins below come from a single Rosa rugosa chromosome 2, drRosRugo1.1, whole genome shotgun sequence genomic window:
- the LOC133728546 gene encoding NAC domain-containing protein 21/22, translating into MSNISMVEAKLPPGFRFHPRDEELVCDYLMKKVTHSDSTLMIEVDLNKCEPWDIPESACVGKKEWYFYSQRDRKYATGLRTNRATATGYWKATGKDRPIFRKGTTLVGMRKTLVFYQGRAPKGRKSDWVMHEFRLEDPFGSPEISSLKEDWVLCRVFYKNRELIAAKPSMGSSISCYDDDTGSSSHQLPALMDSYISFDGQTHQQQQQHHHDYEYHHHQQVPCFSIDTLFSQNQVTTNPIFTTQNSNTMEQNVPSTGCGQSSNAATTTLLDTANFSCDNRKVLKAVLSHLTKMESSCYPSTPSSVLKGSSPQSFGGEAAGSSSDNYLSDHQVGMPNVWSHY; encoded by the exons ATGAGCAACATAAGCATGGTGGAGGCAAAGTTGCCCCCTGGTTTTAGGTTCCATCCCAGAGATGAAGAGCTGGTCTGTGATTATCTGATGAAGAAGGTGACTCACTCCGACTCCACTCTCATGATCGAAGTCGACCTCAACAAGTGTGAGCCTTGGGACATTCCTG AAAGTGCATGTGTCGGAAAAAAGGAATGGTATTTCTACAGTCAGCGTGATCGGAAATATGCGACGGGGCTTCGAACAAACCGAGCAACGGCAACTGGGTATTGGAAGGCCACCGGAAAAGACAGGCCAATCTTTCGCAAAGGAACAACCCTAGTGGGTATGAGGAAAACCTTGGTGTTCTACCAGGGTAGGGCTCCCAAAGGCAGAAAATCCGACTGGGTGATGCATGAGTTCCGGCTTGAAGATCCCTTTGGTTCTCCCGAAATATCTTCACTCAAG GAAGATTGGGTTCTATGCAGAGTGTTTTACAAAAACAGAGAACTAATTGCTGCCAAACCCAGCATGGGATCGTCGATTAGCTGCTATGACGATGATACAGGCTCTTCATCTCATCAGCTGCCAGCTCTGATGGACTCTTACATCAGCTTCGATGGCCAAACTCATcaacagcaacagcaacatCACCATGATTATgagtatcatcatcatcagcaagTGCCCTGCTTCTCCATTGACACACTTTTCTCTCAAAACCAAGTGACTACCAACCCAATTTTCACCACTCAAAACAGCAACACTATGGAACAGAACGTACCCTCCACCGGCTGTGGCCAGTCGTCGAATGCGGCGACAACTACACTCCTTGACACTGCTAATTTTTCATGTGACAATAGGAAGGTACTGAAGGCTGTTTTGAGTCATCTTACCAAGATGGAAAGCAGCTGCTACCCTAGCACACCGTCGTCGGTCTTGAAAGGCTCATCACCACAAAGCTTCGGAGGAGAAGCTGCTGGAAGTAGTTCGGATAACTACCTGTCTGATCATCAAGTTGGTATGCCCAACGTTTGGAGTCACTATTGA